The following coding sequences lie in one Arachis ipaensis cultivar K30076 chromosome B03, Araip1.1, whole genome shotgun sequence genomic window:
- the LOC107631036 gene encoding uncharacterized protein LOC107631036: MGKSSFKMRQLPMAVVCIVMLFVLFRTINYEYYQEEIEKKWSFFGETMSQENADNFAKLKGLPQGIVHATSNFELRPLWLPSGLRSKVSDYSNRNLLAMPVGITQKNNVNDMVQKFLTGNFTIILFHYDGKVDEWSGFDWSRTVIHIAAQNQTKWWFAKRFLHPDIVSTYDYIFLWDEDLGVEHFSPSRYIEIVKEEGLEISQPALDPNSVEIHHRITVRARMKKVHRRVYELRGKTKCSEESQGPPCTGFVEGMAPVFSRSAWFCTWHLIQNDLVHGWGMDMKLGYCAQGDRTKNVGVVDSEYVVHKGIQTLGGDLTKDASTKTPPTKHGLDVRTEIRRQSTWELEVFKERWNRATSEDTRWVDPYKSDQRRFRRRRNSKRLS, from the exons ATG GGAAAGTCAAGTTTCAAGATGAGACAACTGCCTATGGCAGTTGTTTGTATAGTGATGTTGTTTGTTTTGTTTAGAACTATAAATTATGAGTATTACCAAGAAGAG ATAGAGAAAAAGTGGAGTTTCTTTGGAGAAACAATGTCACAG GAGAATGCTGACAATTTTGCAAAGTTAAAAGGCCTGCCGCAGGGTATAGTACACGCTACTTCAAATTTTGAGTTGAGGCCTTTATGGTTACCAAGTGGATTAAGGTCAAAG GTTAGTGATTACTCTAATAGGAACTTGCTGGCAATGCCAGTTGGAATTACACAAAAGAACAATGTAAATGACATGGTGCAAAAg TTTCTTACAGgaaattttacaattattttattCCATTATGATGGCAAAGTGGATGAGTGGTCAGGTTTTGATTGGAGCAGAACGGTCATACACATAGCTGCTCAAAATCAAACTAAGTG GTGGTTTGCAAAAAGATTTCTACATCCAGATATTGTATCTACTTATGATTATATCTTTCTCTGGGATGAGGATTTAGGGGTGGAGCATTTTTCTCCATCAAG ATACATTGAGATTGTGAAGGAAGAAGGATTGGAGATATCACAACCAGCTCTTGACCCAAATTCAGTAGAAATACATCACAGAATTACAGTTAGAGCTAGGATGAAGAAAGTTCATAG AAGAGTCTATGAACTTAGAGGCAAAACTAAATGTTCAGAGGAAAGCCAAGGGCCACCATGTACCGG CTTTGTGGAGGGTATGGCTCCTGTTTTCTCTCGTTCGGCCTGGTTTTGTACTTGGCATCTTATACAG AATGACCTTGTCCATGGATGGGGAATGGATATGAAGCTAGGATATTGTGCACAG GGTGATCGCACAAAAAATGTGGGGGTTGTCGATAGCGAATATGTTGTACATAAGGGAATACAAACTCTGGGTGGTGATTTAACAAAA GATGCAAGTACTAAAACACCACCTACG AAGCATGGCTTGGACGTGCGAACAGAG ATACGAAGACAATCAACATGGGAACTTGAAGTCTTCAAAGAGAGGTGGAATCGGGCTACTTCTGAGGACACTAGATGGGTAGACCCATATAAAAGTGATCAAAGGCGCTTCAGACGAAGGCGCAACAGCAAACGGCTATCATAA
- the LOC107631032 gene encoding protein POLLEN DEFECTIVE IN GUIDANCE 1, giving the protein MRYRGGGVIGGLPPQSQPQRRKKRKHKPAHPESVTFDSVNGSNHDFEVNTSQLLAEVTTDEMPTTSATEQSTATAASGHGFSYGELRYRILNGGATCAVSALDDGNAKELSSVTSAEVENSQKELVLSGGGNVARSDTVELNRVLLVHGSDSDKSPVTYFLEELYNGNSLRGTTTLGDEKGRERVYDTIFRLPWRCELLIDVGFFVCFNSFLSLLTVMPTRIAITIWRLLRARKFKRPSTVELSDFGCFLMMVCGVILLQQIDISLIYHMIRGQSTIKLYVIYNVLEIFDKLCQHFNGDVMRMLFHSAEGLAKFHPEMESTRFWIWRFISDQVVAIVASIVHSCILLVQAITLSACMVAHNNALPAMLVSNNFAEIKSYVFKGYNKDNVRSLVYFDSIERFHISALILFVLAQNILEAEGSWLGSFLINILLVFLCEMAIDIIKHSFIAKFNNIKPIAFSEFLEALCKQTLNIETEDAKKNLTFVPIAPACVVIRVLTPVYAANLPYNPLPWRLFWIMLFSAMTYIMLTSLKVLIGMILQKHATWYINRCERRKLHAD; this is encoded by the exons ATGAGGTACCGAGGCGGCGGCGTAATCGGAGGGTTACCGCCGCAATCCCAACCGCAGCGTAGGAAGAAGCGGAAGCACAAGCCCGCTCACCCTGAATCCGTTACTTTTGATTCCGTTAACGGTTCTAACCATGACTTCGAAGTCAACACCAGTCAACTACTCGCTGAGGTCACAACCGACGAGATGCCTACCACTTCCGCCACGGAACAAAGTACAGCCACTGCTGCCAGCGGCCACGGTTTCAGCTACGGCGAGCTGCGGTATAGAATCCTTAACGGCGGGGCTACTTGTGCGGTTTCGGCGCTTGATGACGGTAACGCCAAGGAACTTAGTTCGGTAACTTCGGCAGAGGTTGAGAATTCGCAGAAAGAACTGGTCCTGAGTGGCGGTGGTAATGTTGCCAGATCTGACACCGTGGAGTTGAATCGTGTTTTGCTGGTTCATGGTTCTGATT CGGATAAGTCACCTGTAACATACTTCCTGGAGGAACTGTACAATGGAAATTCTTTGAGGGGCACAACTACTCTTGGCGacgaaaagggaagagaaagagttTATGACACTATCTTTCGATTGCCGTGGAGATGTGAATTG CTTATAGATGTTGGCTTCTTTGTCTGTTTCAATTCTTTTTTGTCATTGTTAACTGTGATGCCGACAAGGATTGCTATCACCATTTGGAGACTTCTAAGAGCAAG GAAGTTCAAGAGGCCATCTACTGTTGAGTTGTCGGATTTTGGCTGTTTTCTTATGATGGTATGTGGAGTCATTCTTTTGCAGCAAATAG ATATCAGCTTAATATATCATATGATCCGAGGTCAATCAACCATCAAATTGTATGTGATCTACAATGTATTAGAG ATATTTGATAAATTATGTCAGCATTTTAATGGGGATGTAATGAGAATGTTATTTCATTCAGCTGAAGGACTAGCAAAATTTCACCCAGAGATGGAAAGTACGAGATTCTGGATTTGGAGATTCATTTCTGACCAAGTTGTAGCTATTGTTGCTTCAA TTGTTCATTCTTGCATCCTGTTAGTTCAAGCAATCACTTTATCAGCCTGTATGGTTGCTCACAATAATGCATTGCCAGCTATGCTTGTGTCAAATAATTTTGCCGAGATCAAAAGCTATGTGTTCAAGGGTTATAATAAGGATAATGTTCGCAGTTTGGTGTACTTCG ATTCCATAGAGAGATTCCACATATCAGCACTTATCTTATTCGTTTTGGCTCAAAATATTCTGGAAGCAGAAGGCTCTTGGTTAGGAAGTTTTCTCATT AATATCCTCTTGGTTTTTCTATGTGAAATGGCTATTGATATTATCAAGCATTCGTTCATTGCTAAATTTAATAACATTAAGCCCATTGCATTCTCTGAGTTCCTTGAAGCCTTGTGTAAGCAG acACTAAATATAGAAACCGAGGATGCAAAGAAAAACCTAACTTTTGTCCCTATTGCTCCAGCATGTGTG GTCATTCGAGTTCTGACTCCAGTATATGCTGCTAACCTTCCTTACAACCCCCTTCCTTGGAGGCTTTTCTGGATTATGCTGTTTTCAGCAATGACCTACATTATGCTCACAAGCCTCAAGGTTCTGATTGGCATGATTCTTCAGAAACATGCCACTTGGTACATTAATCGCTGCGAAAGGAGGAAACTTCATGCAGATTAA
- the LOC107631034 gene encoding inositol 1,3,4-trisphosphate 5/6-kinase 4 — MGVVRGVILDESALLTEGGGDKNGFILRPGAESLIQTLSLSKIHIGISYDVNSPDDKVSVLQSASSYPFDCFILNDPTSEIMPAWSINTDGGIVYLVSNKKEVLPKLSSYKWLLVVLNDGDETLYYTTDALRIQNLAEFPLTMCQLNKSSTGTNAATVGYIMKPSRVEDFAMRGAFPLCPTQNGLMFVPLTPMLPLSTQLKDVDIVLHKATDEILSIEDNKITFMDSIQELQRYLELHQDLCVIDPLKNIYPLLDRLEIQQILRGLEELNKEGSHLIRGAHFLKIDNFEEFNFETGLAEARLSLPCIVKPKVACGVSDAHKMAIVFRVDDFKNVNVPLPAVIQEYVDHSSTLYKFYVLGEKVFHAVKKSIPNADVLKKSSNGAELKPIEFDSLKSLPTASGDCSMTSRESIDVKLVTDAANWLRRRLQLTIFGFDVVIQEGTQDHVIVDVNYLPSFKEVPHEISIPAFWESIRGKYDLRLSK, encoded by the coding sequence ATGGGTGTAGTGAGAGGAGTGATATTGGATGAATCGGCACTCTTAACTGAAGGTGGTGGGGATAAAAATGGATTCATACTACGGCCGGGAGCTGAGTCTCTCATCCAAACCCTCTCCCTGTCCAAAATTCATATAGGAATCTCGTATGACGTAAACTCTCCAGATGACAAGGTGAGTGTTCTTCAAAGTGCAAGTTCGTACCCTTTTGATTGTTTTATCTTAAATGATCCTACGAGTGAGATTATGCCTGCATGGAGCATTAATACTGATGGCGGGATTGTTTATCTAGTTTCTAACAAGAAGGAGGTCTTACCTAAATTAAGCAGTTATAAATGGCTTCTTGTTGTTTTGAACGATGGAGATGAAACCTTGTATTACACAACAGATGCACTTCGAATACAAAATTTGGCAGAGTTTCCCTTGACTATGTGCCAGTTAAATAAAAGTTCAACCGGAACTAATGCTGCAACTGTGGGTTATATAATGAAGCCTTCTCGAGTTGAAGATTTTGCAATGAGGGGTGCATTTCCATTATGTCCTACTCAAAATGGGTTGATGTTCGTGCCTCTCACACCCATGCTTCCTTTATCAACTCAATTGAAGGACGTTGATATAGTTCTCCACAAAGCCACAGATGAGATATTATCCATTGAAGACAATAAAATTACTTTCATGGACAGCATACAAGAACTGCAAAGATATTTGGAACTTCACCAGGATCTTTGTGTGATTGACCCACTGAAGAACATATATCCATTATTGGATAGACTAGAAATACAGCAAATTCTACGTGGTTTAGAAGAACTAAATAAGGAAGGCAGCCATTTGATCAGAGGGGCCCATTTTCTTAAGATCGATAATTttgaagaatttaattttgagacTGGGTTAGCTGAAGCCAGATTGTCTCTTCCATGTATAGTGAAACCTAAGGTTGCTTGTGGTGTCAGTGATGCACATAAGATGGCAATTGTTTTCAGAGTTGATGATTTTAAGAATGTAAATGTTCCTCTTCCAGCTGTTATCCAGGAATATGTGGATCATTCGTCCACTTTGTATAAATTTTATGTCTTGGGTGAGAAAGTTTTCCATGCTGTCAAGAAGTCGATACCAAATGCTGATGTTTTGAAGAAATCATCCAACGGTGCTGAACTCAAACCTATAGAGTTTGACAGCTTAAAATCTTTACCCACAGCCAGTGGTGACTGCAGCATGACAAGCAGAGAGTCTATTGATGTTAAACTGGTTACAGATGCTGCAAATTGGCTTAGAAGAAGGCTTCAGCTTACTATCTTTGGTTTTGATGTTGTAATTCAGGAAGGTACGCAAGATCATGTAATTGTGGATGTTAATTATCTCCCTTCATTTAAAGAAGTACCTCATGAAATCTCAATACCTGCCTTCTGGGAATCCATTAGAGGTAAGTATGACCTTAGGTTGTCTAAATAA
- the LOC107631033 gene encoding uncharacterized protein LOC107631033 yields the protein MGAEVMVTWGTWEELLLGGAILRHGTRDWTVVAAELSARTHLSPCTFTPEACKAKYEDLQQRYSGNSTTWFEEIRKKRVEELKKALELSEDSIGCLESKLESLKAVKNENIDDCHVGDGSAGPELHPPPQKMARVESSAKETSKDGLSAGSFTHETRPNWSTECQVPAVSSEDVETKPELARSTDHEKDLDVDKVEQTIDEGKGVSLKKRRGTRKRKDCGKNANEASGPESDNLVSIDASRCKESSTSNCDDVAKSSGIGEDNTNPKKDGIQEMMETLDSILETKGASAFRRRHDSQKRGRYKNMIRQHMDFDTIRTRISNQTIKTSKELFRDFLLLANNALVFYSKCTREYKTALLLRDHVTKILREKLNAFGSSITHANVSTASLTTDPPVEGGTVRPSDCKIAAPATADGSKAAKKASEVASPPSVESLPVKKASARTKKGGRGAAVERAATPVKGKKRGRAK from the exons ATGGGAGCGGAGGTGATGGTGACGTGGGGAACCTGGGAAGAGCTTCTCCTCGGCGGAGCTATTCTCCGGCACGGCACCCGTGACTGGACCGTCGTCGCCGCCGAGCTCAGTGCCCGAACTCACCTTTCTCCCTGCACTTTCACACCCGAG GCCTGCAAAGCCAAATATGAAGACTTACAACAGCGTTATTCTGGGAATAGCAC GACTTGGTTTGAGGAGATTAGGAAGAAGAGAGTTGAAGAGCTTAAGAAAGCTTTGGAGCTATCTGAAGATTCTATTGG GTGTCTTGAATCAAAGCTTGAATCCCTTAAGGCTGTGAAGAATGAGAATATAGATGATTGTCATGTTGGTGATGGCTCAGCTGGACCTGAATTACATCCTCCTCCACAGAAAATGGCAAGAGTTGAATCCTCCGCTAAAGAGACGTCGAAGGATGGGCTATCTGCCGGGAGTTTCACACACGAAACTCGGCCGAACTGGTCAACTGAATGCCAGGTTCCAGCAGTGTCTTCTGAAGATGTTGAGACTAAGCCCGAACTTGCAAGGTCTACCGACCACGAGAAAGATTTAGATGTAGATAAGGTAGAACAAACTATAGATGAAGGAAAAGGTGTAAGTTTGAAAAAACGAAGAGGGACGAGAAAGAGAAAGGATTGTGGCAAAAATGCTAATGAAGCTAGCGGTCCTGAAAGTGACAATTTGGTTTCTATTGATGCATCACGGTGTAAAGAAAGTTCTACCAGCAACTGTGATGATGTTGCCAAATCTTCCGGCATTGGTGAGGACAATACAAACCCTAAAAAGGATGGAATACAAGAAATGATGGAGACTTTAGATTCCATTTTGGAAACCAAAGGTGCTTCTGCCTTCCGCCGCAGACATGATAGTCAG AAGCGCGGAAGGTACAAGAACATGATCCGGCAGCATATGGACTTCGACACCATACGAACAAGAATTAGCAACCAAACAATTAAGACATCGAAGGAACTTTTCAGAGACTTTCTGTTACTGGCCAACAATGCTCTAGTCTTCTACTCCAAGTGCACCCGTGAATATAAAACTGCCCTATTGCTTAGAGACCATGTCACTAAAATATTGAGGGAGAAGCTAAATGCTTTTGGCAGCAGCATCACTCATGCTAATGTCTCAACTGCATCGCTGACCACGGATCCTCCTGTGGAAGGTGGAACTGTGCGCCCCAGTGATTGCAAGATTGCTGCACCGGCAACAGCTGATGGCAGCAAGGCAGCCAAGAAAGCCAGTGAAGTGGCTTCGCCGCCTTCAGTGGAATCCTTGCCCGTCAAGAAAGCTTCTGCCAGAACCAAAAAGGGAGGACGCGGAGCCGCGGTTGAGAGAGCTGCAACACCAGTGAAGGGAAAGAAAAGAGGGAGAGCAAAGTAA